Proteins from one Amycolatopsis benzoatilytica AK 16/65 genomic window:
- the purF gene encoding amidophosphoribosyltransferase: MVSDPSVSPDQPEPEPREECGVFGVWAPGEEVAKLTYYGLYALQHRGQEAAGISVSDGSQIVVFKDLGLVSQVFDEQVLQSLQGHIAVGHCRYSTTGATIWENAQPIFRTTATGSGLSFAHNGNLVNTAELHERTVAAGLKPHAGLTGSSSDSDLVCGLLAATAADKGIEAAAMDLLPTLKGAFCLVFSDENTLYAARDPHGVHPLVLGRLERGWVVASETAALDICGASFVREVEPGELIAIDAEGLRSSRFANPEPKGCVFEYVYLARPDTSIAGRSVHATRVEIGRRLAAEHPADADLVMPVPESGTPAAIGYAQGSGLPYGTGLVKNAYVGRTFIQPSQTIRQLGIRLKLNPLRDVIRGKRLVVVDDSIVRGNTQRALVRMLREAGALEVHVRIASPPVRWPCFYGIDFASRAELVANGVDLDGIRRSIGADSLGYISLDGLVAASEQPKSRLCTACFSGEYPIPLPDDALIGKHLLESMDAAGGAATPVTAAGYGAEDAVRRP; encoded by the coding sequence GTGGTTTCCGACCCCTCCGTAAGTCCTGATCAACCCGAACCGGAACCTCGTGAGGAGTGTGGCGTCTTCGGCGTCTGGGCTCCCGGGGAAGAAGTCGCCAAGCTCACCTACTACGGCCTTTACGCCCTGCAGCACCGCGGGCAGGAGGCAGCCGGCATCTCGGTTTCCGACGGCTCGCAGATCGTCGTCTTCAAGGACCTCGGGCTGGTCAGCCAGGTCTTCGACGAGCAGGTCCTGCAGTCGCTGCAGGGCCACATCGCGGTGGGGCACTGCCGGTACTCCACCACCGGCGCCACGATCTGGGAAAACGCCCAGCCGATCTTCCGCACCACTGCCACCGGCAGCGGCCTGTCCTTCGCGCACAACGGCAACCTGGTCAACACCGCCGAACTGCACGAACGCACCGTCGCCGCCGGGCTCAAACCGCACGCCGGGCTCACCGGATCGTCCAGCGACTCCGACCTGGTCTGCGGACTCCTCGCGGCGACCGCCGCGGACAAGGGCATCGAAGCCGCCGCGATGGATCTGCTGCCCACCCTCAAGGGTGCGTTCTGCCTGGTCTTCTCTGACGAGAACACCCTCTACGCCGCCCGCGACCCGCACGGCGTGCACCCGCTGGTGCTCGGCCGGCTGGAGCGCGGCTGGGTCGTCGCCAGCGAGACCGCCGCGCTCGACATCTGCGGTGCGTCGTTCGTACGCGAGGTCGAGCCGGGCGAGCTGATCGCGATCGACGCCGAAGGGCTGCGCTCCTCGCGGTTCGCCAACCCGGAACCCAAGGGCTGCGTCTTCGAGTACGTCTACCTGGCGCGTCCGGACACCTCGATCGCCGGCCGCAGCGTGCACGCCACGCGCGTCGAGATCGGCCGCCGGCTCGCCGCCGAGCACCCGGCGGACGCGGACCTGGTCATGCCGGTTCCGGAGTCCGGCACCCCGGCCGCGATCGGCTACGCGCAGGGCTCGGGCCTGCCCTACGGCACCGGCCTGGTCAAGAACGCCTACGTCGGGCGCACCTTCATCCAGCCGTCGCAGACCATCCGGCAGCTGGGCATCCGGCTGAAGCTGAACCCGCTGCGCGACGTCATCCGCGGCAAGCGCCTGGTCGTGGTGGACGACTCGATCGTCCGCGGCAACACCCAGCGCGCCCTGGTGCGGATGCTGCGCGAGGCCGGTGCGCTCGAGGTGCACGTGCGGATCGCTTCGCCGCCGGTGCGCTGGCCGTGCTTCTACGGCATCGACTTCGCCTCCCGGGCGGAACTCGTCGCCAACGGCGTCGACCTGGACGGCATCCGCCGGTCCATCGGGGCCGATTCGCTCGGCTACATTTCGCTGGACGGCCTGGTCGCGGCCTCGGAGCAGCCGAAGAGCCGGTTGTGCACCGCCTGCTTCTCCGGCGAATACCCGATTCCGCTGCCCGACGACGCACTCATCGGCAAGCACCTGCTGGAAAGCATGGACGCGGCCGGTGGCGCGGCGACCCCGGTCACCGCGGCCGGGTACGGTGCCGAAGACGCCGTCCGGCGTCCGTGA